A part of Fusarium graminearum PH-1 chromosome 3, whole genome shotgun sequence genomic DNA contains:
- a CDS encoding 40S ribosomal protein S5-B: MSDNGEIEVENSALYEVLPKDVVKEVGNVKLFNKWDYDVEVRDISLTDYISLRNPVYVTHTAGRYATKRFRKANCPIIERLTNSLMHHGRNNGKKLMAVRIVAHAFEIIHLMTDQNPIQVAVDAIVNCGPREDSTRIGSAGTVRRQAVDVSPLRRVNQAISLLTTGAREASFRNVKSIAECLAEELINAAKGSSNSYAIKKKDELERVAKSNR, translated from the exons ATGTCTGACAACGGCgagatcgaggtcgagaaCTCCGCCCTCTACGAGGTGCTTCCCAAggatgttgtcaaggaggttggcaacgtcaagctcttcaacaagtggGACTACGATGTTGAGGTCCGCGACATCTCCCTGAC TGACTATATTTCCCTGCGAAACCCCGTCTACGTCACCCACACCGCTGGCCGATATGCCACCAAGCGATTCCGCAAGGCCAACTGCCCTATCATTGAGCGATTGACCAACTCTCTGATGCACCACGGCCGCAACAACGGAAAGAAGCTCATGGCTGTCCGAATTGTCGCCCACGCCTTCGAGATC ATCCACCTTATGACCGACCAGAACCCCATCCAGGTCGCTGTCGACGCCATCGTCAACTGCGGTCCCCGCGAAGACTCTACCCGAATTGGTTCCGCCGGTACCGTCCGACGACAAGCCGTTGATGTCTCTCCTCTCCGCCGAGTCAACCAGGCTATCTCTCTCCTCACCACTGGTGCCCGCGAGGCCTCTTTCCGCAATGTCAAGTCCATTGCCGAGTGCCTTGCTGAGGAGCTTATCAACGCTGCCAAGGGTTCCAGCAACTCTTAcgctatcaagaagaaggatgagttGGAGCGTGTGGCCAAGAGCAACCGATAA
- a CDS encoding ADP,ATP carrier protein, translating to MSSAEPQKVLGMPPFVADFLMGGVSAAVSKTAAAPIERVKLLIQNQDEMLKTGRLDRKYNGIGDCFKRTMADEGVMSLWRGNTANVIRYFPTQALNFAFRDKFKKMFGYKKDKDGYAMWMAGNLASGGAAGATSLLFVYSLDYARTRLANDAKNAKSGGDRQFNGLVDVYKKTLASDGIAGLYRGFMPSVAGIVVYRGLYFGMYDSIKPVVLTGNLQGNFLASFALGWIVTTGAGIASYPLDTIRRRMMMTSGEAVKYKNTMDAARQIVAKEGVKSLFKGAGANILRGVAGAGVLSIYDQLQVLLFGKAFK from the exons ATGTCTTCCGCTGAACCCCAGAAGGTCTTGGGCATGCCC CCCTTCGTTGCTGACTTCCTCATGGGTGGTGTCTCCGCCGCTGTCTCCaagactgctgctgcccccATCGAGCGtgtcaagctcctcatccAGAACCAggatgagatgctcaagaCCGGTCGTCTCGACCGCAAGTACAACGGCATTGGTGACTGCTTCAAGCGcaccatggctgatgagGGTGTCATGTCCCTCTGGCGAGGAAACACCGCCAACGTCATCCGATACTTCCCTACCCAGGCTCTGAACTTCGCTTTCCgtgacaagttcaagaagatgtTCGGTTacaagaaggacaaggatggcTACGCCATGTGGATGGCCGGTAACCTTGCCTCcggtggtgctgctggtgccaCTTCTCTTCTATTCGTCTACTCTCTGGACTACGCCCGTACTCGTCTTGCCAACGAtgccaagaacgccaagtcCGGTGGTGACCGTCAGTTCAACGGTCTCGTCGACGTCTACAAGAAGACCCTCGCCTCTGACGGTATTGCCGGTCTCTACCGTGGTTTCATGCCCTCCGTTGCTGGTATCGTCGTCTACCGTGGTCTCTACTTCGGAATGTACGACTCTATCAAGCCCGTCGTCCTCACCGGTAACCTCCAGGGCAACTTCCTTGCCTCTTTCGCTCTTGGTTGGATCGTCACCACTGGTGCCGGTATCGCCTCTTACCCTCTTGACACTATCCGCCGACGTATGATGATGACCTCCGGTGAGGCCGTCAAGTACAAGAACACCATGGACGCTGCCCGCCAGATTGTCGCCAAGGAGGGTGTCAAGTCTCTCTTCAAGGGTGCTGGTGCCAACATTCTCCGTGGTGTTGCCGGTGCTGGTGTCCTCTCCATCTACGATCAGCTCCAGgtccttctcttcggcaAGGCCTTCAAGTAA